GGAACTCCACCTCCGATGGCGCATGTTTGGGGAGGGAACCGCGCCACAGGCTCCCCCGCGCCGCAGAGCGGCCCCACGAGCGTAGAAAGCCACCCGCGACGGGTCGGGAGGAGGGTAGGCTTTTCTAGCATATCTGAGGAGTATTGCAAGTCTTCCCGGAGAAAGCGGCAATCCTTTCTAACGGCTCCCCAGAAGAATGTTTTACACCTTATAAAATATTGCTCCCCAACTATCAATAAGACGTGCATTAAAGACGATTGTTTGTAAATGGTGCTCATGATCATTAGCATACATTTACATAATGCAGCTCACAGCACAGCGTTTTACGGTTAAACACCTCCTAAAGCCGATAGCCCGAGCTCAGTTTATAGAGGAAGCTTTACGAAATAAATTTGAAGGCTTCCAGGCTTTCACCCCGCCTCTGCAGCCTCCCGCGATGTCCCTTGGCAGGTTTGCCGGCGAGCGGAGCACTGCGGGAGGGCTCTGCAGCCGGCTCCGCCGCGGGAGCAGGGCGCGTTCCGACCCCCGACGGGTGCTGTCGGGGTTGTAGGGGGCTGTGGGGGTAGCACAGCACGCCTCCCCTCTGCTGCAACCCGAGGACAGCGGCAGCCTGGGCCTGAGCTGGTGTCGGTGAGTTAATGGGCTTTACAATCTTCATAGCTCTTTTGGAGCTGTCAGCGTCCAAAATCGTCCCTGCGCGGGCAGCCACCTTCTCTTTCTGGCGTTTGCAGCCAGTCCTAAAAATGAGCGAATTTCCACGTGAATCTCCATCAAcccctcccttcccacagtcACAGGTCAGCTGCCTATTAGCCAGctataaaataattcaattttttataGCCTctcataaaaagaaattgatcGGGGTATATATTTGAATTAAGACATATTAAATCGATGACAGATACACATCACCTGCATTTAACAGGAGAGGGACAAGGAGGCATGCAGAAGGTTCCATGGAGCTGTGATACTTGCTGTTCACCTCCACAGCATCTCTCATCAAACCATTCCATCTCTGGACCTTGCTCCATCAAGGCACCCAGAatttggggaggagggagggcgCTATTTGGATGGACGTGTAGAAAATACATGTATATAAATACCTGTACAGACGTATGGCTACTTTGCGTGAAGTTTTTACTGTGCAATAAAACCATCGAGCAGCCGGTTTTAAAACCCGGGGATCATTTATTCCCATTCCTTGCCTTGCAGCATCACTGAAACCCCCACGGCGGCCACACGAGCCGGGAGCATTGGCTCGTCTCCAgtggggggagggaagggagggaactGCTGGGTCTCTCTCCCCCTTGAGCTCCCCCTGGAGCCTCTCGCCTCGCTTTTGGCAGCCGTGGGCCAAATCCTGCGAGTTTTCCCTCCACGAGTAGcggcaggagaggcagaggaagaggagcctGGAGCCTGGCCCAGGAAATGCCGGACCAGCACGGGGCTTCCTTTGAACGTGGCTTGGCACAGGGAAGTGGCCAAGACGCACAGATGTAGTTTCGTCAAGGGGATTAGGTGGCCGGGGAGAGCCGGAGGTGCGTGTGGGTCCGCTGGCGTCCCCCGCCCCGTTTCCTCTCCTGGAGAGGCGGAGAAGAGTCCCTGGCTGCCCCGCAGACAGGGAAGGGCAGCCAGCTTGCCTCAATTTCCAGGAGCGCGGGAGCTCAAGGCATTCCCAGGGGGACCAACAGCCTAAAGAAAGCAGATGACATATCAGTCAAAGCTACTTCTCCTCCCACAGAAAAGTCACGACAATGCTCCTTTCCCCTTTTGGCTCGCAGGGAAATCCCGGCCTTGCCTAGTCAACCCCCTCAAAGAGCAGCATCCTTTGTACCAAAGGGCCAGTTTCGTCGCTCCACAAAGAGCTTCACCTTCGAGGACCAGCACACCCCGCACCCCAGGGGCGGTCCTATTGCTGTCCCCGCCCGTCCTCTACCTCTGCCCCCTTTCAGAAGAGCTCCtacttttcctgccttttcgTCTGGGGCAACAGCTCAGGGCCGACACCCACCAGCCGGAGACTCCCCCATTTCCCAACCTACCGTTCCGACACCCTAAAGAGTCGAGGAGCATTTATGCTCGGGGCTAGTATCACTGCGGGGGTTTCATCTCTATTTCGCCGCTGCTGAATTAGGGCTGAAGTGGATGCAGCTGCCTGGACTACGGCTGGCGGGCCGCCGAGGGGCGTGGGGTGGCTCTCCCCACGGGATGCCCCGGGAAGccgctgcaggaggaggaagcccTAAAGCGGCAGCAAGCGCAGGCTCCCAAAACTTGGCTCTAACATGTGCCACttgcccccctcctcctcccctcccggCTTGCTCgtttattttctaaaggaaaGGAATCCCAACCCCCGCCGTCTTCTTTTTAGGGAAACTTTGGCCGCCTTCCCCTAGTGGTGCCTTGGGCATGAGTACACACAGGCTCGGCCTCGCGTGGGTGTGGGGTTGCACACATTGTTGCATGAGGGAGTGCTTTCCCGCCTCATCCATGAATGAACGTGGCcctcaagaaagaaagaaaaaaaaaaaaaaaaaaggaaactgagCACAGACCCGGGCATCAGACGCGCGAGTGGGCTGCCGCCAGGCGAGGACAAAAACCCCACGGCCCCGCAAACGTAAACACGGTGGAGCACCTGAGCAGGGCGCCCCGTCCGGTGCCTGGGGAGtagaggcagctgctgcccggTGCTGCCCGGTGCTgccggcggggggcggcgggggaggCGCCGGGGCGCCCCGTCGGGCCCCGCGCGAAGTTTTACAAGTGCAACTTcggggggcggcgcgggggggcccgggggggcggcgggggcggatCCCCGCTGCGCCGGCGGCCTGAAAGGGAGCCAATCGCGCGGCCCCGGCCGCTGCCAATCATCGCCATCCGTCCAATCCCTCCGGCGCGGTGTCCGAGCCGTATTCCCCAGCGCGCCGCCGAAGTGTGGTGAGGGCTCTGCCAATCGCGGGCGGGCAGAGCGGGGCCAGGGATGCGCGGGGCTCGGAGCGCAGACAAAAGAAGTTAAAGAGCCGCTTAATATATACATGTTTTTGAAGGCgggtaaagggaaaaaaataacaacagcgAGCGTAGATGGGCTTGGCTGTGTCGTTATGGAGCCCCCTTTGAGCAAGAGGAACCCGACACTGAGATTAGCGGATTTGGCAGCGGCTCAGCCCCATCCTCACCAGAACATGACAGGCTTCCCGGGGCTGGGGAACCACCACGTCCACCCCCACCACGCGGCCCACCTCCACCCCGGGGACGCGGGCGGCGACCCCGGTGGCGCCCTCACGCCGCTCGGACCCGAGCACATGGCGCAGCCCGCCGCCCTCAAGCTCACGCCCGAGGCGCTCACCGCCGCCGCCTtcgccgcgcccgccgccacCACTaccaccgccgccgccgccaccgccacCGCCGCCACCACCGCCGCCGCCTACGCGCCGCCCTCCGCCGCCCTCCCGGGATACCCGTCGGGGGAGGCGGCGGGCCGGGACTTTCTCCTGCGGCGGGAgctgcccgccgccgccgccgccgtgcACGGGACGCTGGGCGAGCAGCACCCGCCCGCCGGCTCCCCACACCTTCCGCACCCGCCACCGCACGGCGTCTTCATCTCGGCCGCCGGCACCTACGGCGCGACCGACGGGGCGCACGCCGCCTTCCCGCCGCCCGGCGAGCAGGGCGCGCCCGCCGGCCGCCACCCGCCGCTCAACGGGCAGATGCGTCTGGGGCTGGCGGCCGCCGGCGGGGAGCTCTACGGGCGCGCCGAGGCGCACTacggggccgccgccgccgcctccacCTCCTCGGCGTTGCAAGGCTACGGCTCCGTCAACCTCAACCTGGCGGCGGCCGGCCACGGGCACCCGCACCACCCCcatccccaccaccaccaccaccaccaccaccaccaccaccatgcCCACGtcggggccgcggcggcggcggcagcggctgGGGCCTTCCTGCGATACATGCGACAGCCCATCAAGCAAGAGCTGATTTGCAAGTGGATCGACCGGGAGCCGCCTCCTCCAcctccgccgccgccaccgGGCGGTAGGAAGCCTTGCTCCAAAACTTTTAGCACGATGCAGGAGCTGGTGAGCCATGTCACCGTGGAGCACGTCGGTGGGCCCGAGCAGAGCAGCCACGTGTGCTACTGGGAGGAGTGTCCCCGTGAAGGCAAGCCCTTCAAAGCGAAATACAAACTCATCAACCACATCCGAGTACATACGGGAGAGAAACCCTTCCCTTGCCCCTTCCCCGGCTGCGGGAAGGTCTTCGCTCGCTCCGAAAACCTCAAGATCCACAAGCGGACTCATACAGGTGGGTTGttcttcacacacacacacacacacacacacccgcAAGggtttccttccttttttttttttttttttctcccttttcctcctcttttcctcctctcctacGCACCGCCGAACATGTGACTTTTTCATGAATAAGTAATTCGGCTGCACACGGGCCACGCACACACAGCTACGTACACGCACCCggcccctctgccctgcacaCACGTGTCCCGTCCCCCCCCTTCAACCCCCCCCTTCACCTTGGgcagctccctccccaccccctccGCTACCCACCTCCCCGCATCCCGGCACCACCGGATAAATACACTGATTAATAAATAACGCAGAGCCGGGGGAAGACGAGCAGCAGCCCCTGCGGAAGAGCTAGGAGAGGATGAGCACTCGCCCGTCCCTACTCCCGCCGCCCTTGTCCGGGGCACCCTGCGGGGCTCACCCCGCGTCTGGAAAGCGCTGCGCTTTGCCACTTCCCCCCGCCACGCCGAAGGACGGCGGTTCTGCTCTTCCTGCCACTTCTGTCGGCGGGGACGGAGCCGGGCGGGTGACGCTTGGCCCGGCGGAGATGGGGCTGCGGGGGCTCTTGGGGGCGCAGTTCCCCTGCGCTGCGGGCGGCAGTGGCGGTGCTCGGGTCTGCCGGTACTACCGGGACTACCGGACTGCCCCTGTGACCAGCGCTCCTGGGGCTACCCTCGTTCCGGGACTGTCCCTACTACCGGGACCAACGATGCTGCTGGGTGTACCCCCCGGCCTGGGCTACCGATATTGCGGAACTACCGGGGATGCTGAGGGCACTGCCGGGGCTGCCCGTGCCGCTGGGCTACCGGACTGACTCCGGTCCCGAGGCTTCTGGTGCTGCCTGGGTTGCTCCCGCCTGCGGCAGTACCCGCGGAGTAGGGAAGCAGGGAGCGAGGCGGGGGAAGGCTCTCACCGGAGGACGCTTCCCTCCCTTTGAGGATCTGAGAAGCAAACTTCAAAGTCTCCCCGACTGCTCGGCGGGGTACGGGAGGAGGGAGCGGCACCCTCGGAGAATGCCTCGGGGGCAGGCGGGGGCCCCTGGAAGGGCTTGGGGTGTCTTTGAGCCttttagtgttttatttttctgggtttggttttggtggttttttttggtttggtttgggttttttcccccactttctCCTCATTCCTCGCTACTCCCGAAATACGCATTTCCATCTGGGTGTAAAACACTGCCCAAAACGAACGAAGCCGGGATTTATAGTGGCAGACAAATATTATTCCTTGGAGGATACTTAAGGAAGTGGAGTTGCCGTAATTGCTT
This sequence is a window from Vidua chalybeata isolate OUT-0048 chromosome 2, bVidCha1 merged haplotype, whole genome shotgun sequence. Protein-coding genes within it:
- the ZIC5 gene encoding LOW QUALITY PROTEIN: zinc finger protein ZIC 5 (The sequence of the model RefSeq protein was modified relative to this genomic sequence to represent the inferred CDS: inserted 3 bases in 2 codons), whose amino-acid sequence is MFLKAGKGKKITTASVDGLGCVVMEPPLSKRNPTLRLADLAAAQPHPHQNMTGFPGLGNHHVHPHHAAHLHPGDAGGDPGGALTPLGPEHMAQPAALKLTPEALTAAAFAAXPPPPLPPPPPPPPPPPPPPPPTRRPPPXLPGYPSGEAAGRDFLLRRELPAAAAAVHGTLGEQHPPAGSPHLPHPPPHGVFISAAGTYGATDGAHAAFPPPGEQGAPAGRHPPLNGQMRLGLAAAGGELYGRAEAHYGAAAAASTSSALQGYGSVNLNLAAAGHGHPHHPHPHHHHHHHHHHHHAHVGAAAAAAAAGAFLRYMRQPIKQELICKWIDREPPPPPPPPPPGGRKPCSKTFSTMQELVSHVTVEHVGGPEQSSHVCYWEECPREGKPFKAKYKLINHIRVHTGEKPFPCPFPGCGKVFARSENLKIHKRTHTGEKPFKCEFDGCERKFANSSDRKKHSHVHTSDKPYYCKIRGCDKSYTHPSSLRKHMKIHCKSPPPSPPPGSQGYAAAGPPDGPLPSEADPAAEPPRGRAAALSPPVTNLSEWYVCQAGGAPRRPRSPSSRDTSPASEEDEPHRTSGGRTAP